From one Eucalyptus grandis isolate ANBG69807.140 chromosome 9, ASM1654582v1, whole genome shotgun sequence genomic stretch:
- the LOC104419464 gene encoding UMP-CMP kinase 3 isoform X2, which translates to MIRDLKKEGKLVPSEIVVKLLQQAMRRSESKKFLIDGFPRNEENLAAAENIMKIEPDAILFFDCSEQEAMRRLLSRNQGRADDNAETIRNRLKVYSESTVPVINYYNSKGKVRKIDAERPIDEVYQSVKEVLSGIEGKGTVKEEFQGCAL; encoded by the exons ATGATCCGGGActtaaagaaagaaggaaagctGGTTCCCTCGGAAATAGTCGTAAAGCTTCTGCAGCAGGCGATGCGCAGAAGCGAAAGCAAGAAGTTCCTCATCGACGGTTTCCCACGTAACGAAGAAAATCTCGCTGCGGCTGAGAACATT ATGAAAATCGAGCCTGATGCCATACTGTTCTTCGATTGCTCAGAGCAGGAAGCAATGAGGCGCCTTCTAAGCAGGAATCAG GGAAGAGCTGATGACAATGCTGAGACCATTCGGAACCGTCTCAAAGTTTACTCCGAATCGACTGTCCCCGTGATCAATTATTATAATTCAAAGGGCAAAGTTCGAAAG ATTGATGCTGAGAGGCCGATCGATGAGGTATACCAGTCTGTAAAGGAGGTCCTGTCTGGTATTGAAGGTAAGGGGACGGTGAAAGAGGAATTCCAGGGTTGTGCATTATAG